The following DNA comes from Mycobacteroides immunogenum.
GGTTCGGTGGACGTGGTGGTGAACTTCCAGGTGATCGAGCACCTATGGGATCAGGGGCAGTTCATCCGCGAATGCGCCCGCGTCCTGCGGCCCGGCGGATCGCTTCTGATCAGCACGCCGAATCGCATCACCTTCTCCCCCGGCCGCGACACCCCGCTGAACCCTTTCCACACGCGCGAGCTCAACGGCGCCGAACTCACCGAACTCCTTGAGGAGAACGGGTTCTCATTGGAGTCGATGAACGGAGTTTTTCACGGCCCGCGGTTGCGCGAACTGGACGCCAAATACGGCGGTTCGATCATCGACGCACAAATCGAGCGCGCCGTCGCGGGCGCGCCATGGCCGCAGGACCTGCTGGCCGACATCACGGGTCTGACCACCGGGGATTTCGAGATCGTCGACGCCGCCGCACGCGATATCGATAAGAGTTTGGATCTGGTTGCCATTGCGGTGATTCCGTGACGCCATCCAAGAAGCCCG
Coding sequences within:
- a CDS encoding class I SAM-dependent methyltransferase, which produces MNSHLTDPHPADPLRASGPSAEDPDATLALTGERTVPGIAEENYWFRRHEVVYERLRGRCAGGKVLEAGSGEGYGADMLAQVAEHVIGLDYDESAIAHVKARYPRVDMRAGNLADLPLADGSVDVVVNFQVIEHLWDQGQFIRECARVLRPGGSLLISTPNRITFSPGRDTPLNPFHTRELNGAELTELLEENGFSLESMNGVFHGPRLRELDAKYGGSIIDAQIERAVAGAPWPQDLLADITGLTTGDFEIVDAAARDIDKSLDLVAIAVIP